From a single Nostoc sp. MS1 genomic region:
- a CDS encoding FAD-dependent oxidoreductase, with amino-acid sequence MTTTTDPDFGAREALRLLGTFPDNWVPDRPGVDHNVTIVGGSGSGSAFAFALRRAGIGHVTVIDAAEDEAHAGVWLTRARMNKLRTPKNLPGPELGIQAFSFQAWYEARHSVEAYAAIDRIPRVLWAEYLSWYRQFLDIQVRYQTRLVRVEPAADFLRLHLEVNGVPTVETTRKIIFANGVAGTGGAFIPPVLASLPRSLYAHTSDEIDFTALRGKTVAVLGAAASAFDAAGVALESGAKEVHLFARRSEIASLPINRVRGYAGVYDNYPQLPDSARWFQAWRFRQVGSTPPPDAIDRVVAFPNFHLHLSAPWRAAQEQNDRIVAQVNDDTFQFDFAIAGTGYFVDPTKRPELADFAHHIALWRDRYEPPADQRDDELSTYPYLGSAHEYQEKIPGSAPFLKDIHVFNPAGFVSFGLPIGDIPSIRRDIPAIVGRISHDLFIADWTLHEARITSNNIAPDFDASRYADALWKQPATLAVS; translated from the coding sequence ATGACAACAACGACTGACCCCGATTTTGGCGCACGGGAGGCGTTGCGCCTACTTGGCACCTTTCCCGATAACTGGGTTCCTGATCGCCCTGGTGTTGACCATAATGTCACTATCGTAGGTGGAAGTGGAAGTGGTAGTGCTTTTGCATTTGCACTGCGGCGTGCGGGTATTGGCCATGTAACGGTAATCGATGCAGCCGAAGATGAAGCCCATGCAGGTGTGTGGCTCACACGCGCAAGGATGAATAAACTCCGCACGCCGAAGAACTTGCCAGGCCCAGAATTAGGCATCCAGGCTTTTTCATTTCAGGCTTGGTATGAGGCGCGGCATAGTGTTGAGGCTTACGCGGCAATTGACCGCATTCCGCGCGTGCTTTGGGCTGAATACCTCAGTTGGTATCGGCAATTCCTTGATATTCAAGTACGTTATCAAACTCGGTTGGTGAGAGTTGAGCCAGCAGCAGATTTCTTGCGTCTCCATTTGGAAGTGAACGGTGTGCCAACGGTGGAAACCACGCGCAAGATTATTTTCGCTAACGGTGTAGCTGGTACTGGTGGGGCATTTATACCGCCTGTATTGGCATCTCTACCACGTAGCTTATATGCCCATACATCTGACGAGATTGATTTCACTGCACTACGCGGTAAAACTGTAGCGGTACTGGGTGCGGCGGCTTCGGCTTTTGATGCGGCTGGGGTAGCTTTGGAATCGGGAGCGAAAGAGGTACACCTGTTTGCACGACGGTCAGAAATCGCATCGCTACCAATCAATCGTGTACGGGGTTACGCTGGTGTTTATGATAACTATCCCCAGCTACCCGATTCAGCGCGTTGGTTCCAAGCTTGGCGCTTTCGTCAGGTCGGCTCTACGCCTCCACCGGATGCTATTGACCGTGTAGTTGCCTTCCCCAACTTTCACCTACACCTATCCGCACCGTGGAGAGCAGCGCAAGAGCAGAACGATCGCATCGTTGCCCAGGTAAATGATGATACTTTTCAATTTGACTTTGCGATCGCAGGTACAGGCTACTTTGTTGACCCAACAAAGCGACCAGAACTAGCCGACTTTGCTCATCATATTGCCCTGTGGCGTGATCGCTACGAACCACCAGCCGACCAGCGTGACGATGAACTCAGTACTTACCCTTACCTTGGTAGCGCCCACGAATACCAAGAAAAGATTCCTGGTAGCGCACCTTTCCTAAAAGATATCCATGTCTTTAACCCTGCTGGTTTCGTCAGCTTTGGTCTACCCATCGGTGATATACCCAGCATCCGCCGTGACATACCCGCAATAGTAGGGCGCATCAGTCACGACTTATTCATCGCTGACTGGACGCTACACGAAGCTCGTATAACTAGCAATAACATTGCTCCAGACTTCGATGCTTCACGCTACGCAGATGCACTGTGGAAACAGCCAGCAACTTTAGCGGTTAGTTGA
- a CDS encoding Hsp70 family protein has product MEILETVGFDLGHGETAVAKAIVESIEPPQMLEINNKKNQITALGWHPQLGYLVGEQALIQAGVTQLAITFKQKPNNDSEYRKTISTFIATYYHLLKESRQIENQDNTYFYVGCPSGWSIKERAEYQKLLQESGISLLNVVPESRAAFMQAKEAGKLEYEKLLSSVLIVDIGSSTTDFTLVKSLQEIPIDFGSNTLGASLIDKAIFAHTLAKHEQKSLLEKVFKEYPHHQARCELACRKAKEDYFSNEQLYTDPQSFARGFESINEQIYFIPQVNKLIMEEILNQPLPELEQKSWLQSFYDALAEAKQKLDSQGIVPKLLLMTGGASRMKFTHKLCQKTFPEPETLLRPDPEPERCIALGLARVGRWDLRATAFKGEVNQLLESNKLAEIIGKHIPELIASLTQPLTEGLIENAVRPGVKDWQKNKLRTLADLEAAMKQRAEQWLQGDMAQKIVNSQCISWFNHKIQPDLAAETDPICRKFQIPRSSLRFEDSIEPALVNPELRISDVILGDTVAFIVNVLIGGGTLASIITLILTGHLTWPIALVYGASVIAAGMELNRETVKETIKTNINVPSWIRSSLINDKKIDDISKQVRPELEKVIQEQLTANQEAFDKLISKVEQGLQKALTTKVQEAIILIQ; this is encoded by the coding sequence ATGGAAATTTTAGAAACAGTAGGTTTTGATTTAGGACACGGTGAGACAGCAGTAGCCAAGGCTATTGTCGAAAGCATTGAACCACCCCAAATGTTGGAGATTAATAATAAAAAGAACCAAATTACTGCACTAGGTTGGCATCCTCAACTGGGTTATTTAGTAGGAGAACAAGCTTTAATTCAAGCTGGCGTTACTCAGTTGGCAATTACTTTTAAGCAAAAACCAAATAACGACTCCGAATATCGCAAAACAATTAGTACCTTCATTGCCACCTATTACCACCTGTTAAAAGAAAGTAGACAAATTGAAAATCAAGACAATACCTACTTTTATGTTGGTTGTCCTTCTGGATGGTCGATTAAGGAACGCGCAGAATATCAGAAATTGCTGCAAGAATCGGGCATTTCTCTATTAAATGTAGTGCCTGAATCAAGAGCAGCTTTTATGCAGGCTAAAGAAGCCGGGAAATTGGAGTATGAAAAACTCCTATCTTCTGTGCTAATTGTTGATATTGGTTCTTCAACTACAGATTTCACCTTAGTTAAAAGCTTACAAGAAATTCCTATAGATTTTGGTAGTAATACTTTAGGCGCATCCTTAATTGATAAGGCTATTTTTGCTCATACCCTCGCCAAACACGAACAAAAATCATTACTAGAAAAAGTATTTAAAGAATATCCCCATCATCAAGCACGTTGTGAATTAGCTTGTCGTAAAGCCAAGGAAGATTATTTTTCTAACGAACAGTTATATACTGATCCTCAATCCTTCGCTCGTGGGTTTGAATCTATCAACGAACAGATTTATTTTATCCCCCAAGTCAATAAATTGATAATGGAGGAAATATTAAATCAACCCTTACCCGAATTAGAACAGAAAAGTTGGTTGCAATCATTTTATGACGCTTTAGCTGAAGCCAAGCAAAAGCTAGACAGCCAAGGTATTGTACCCAAGCTACTGCTGATGACTGGGGGTGCATCGCGGATGAAATTTACCCATAAACTTTGCCAAAAAACCTTCCCCGAACCAGAAACATTGCTACGTCCAGACCCGGAACCGGAACGGTGTATTGCATTGGGTTTAGCGCGTGTAGGACGTTGGGATTTACGCGCCACTGCTTTTAAAGGGGAAGTAAATCAACTGCTAGAATCTAATAAACTCGCAGAAATAATTGGTAAGCATATTCCAGAGTTAATTGCATCTTTGACCCAGCCGTTAACAGAAGGGTTAATTGAAAACGCAGTAAGACCAGGGGTAAAAGATTGGCAAAAAAACAAACTTCGTACTTTAGCCGATTTAGAAGCTGCAATGAAGCAACGTGCAGAACAATGGCTACAAGGCGATATGGCTCAGAAGATAGTTAATAGTCAATGTATCAGTTGGTTTAATCATAAAATTCAACCAGATTTAGCCGCCGAAACAGATCCAATATGCCGTAAGTTTCAAATCCCCAGAAGTAGTTTAAGATTTGAAGATAGTATCGAGCCTGCTTTAGTTAATCCAGAATTACGTATTAGCGATGTTATTCTTGGTGATACGGTAGCTTTTATTGTCAATGTATTAATTGGTGGGGGTACTCTTGCCAGTATCATTACTCTCATTCTGACTGGTCATTTGACTTGGCCTATTGCTTTAGTTTACGGGGCTTCGGTAATAGCGGCGGGAATGGAGTTAAATCGAGAGACTGTTAAGGAGACAATTAAAACTAATATCAATGTTCCTAGTTGGATTCGTTCTAGTTTAATCAATGATAAGAAGATTGACGATATTAGCAAACAAGTAAGACCAGAATTAGAAAAAGTTATTCAAGAACAATTGACAGCCAATCAAGAAGCTTTTGACAAACTCATTAGTAAAGTTGAGCAAGGATTACAGAAAGCTTTGACTACTAAGGTGCAAGAGGCAATAATTTTAATTCAATAG
- a CDS encoding HhoA/HhoB/HtrA family serine endopeptidase gives MQNQVHDESQPLNPQNRNHAHWKGAAASLSLVLLGSGMTLAGGYLAGNQQQLAQKASSLAVSRVDAAPPLPDNADPNFVTQVVQRVGPAVVRIESSRTVTARLPAELNDPFFQRFFGSQLPQQQQRVERGTGSGFIINANGSILTNAHVVDGADTVRVILTDGRSFPGKVLGKDSLTDVAVVKIQANNLPTVTVGNSDKLQPGQWAIAIGNPLGLDNTVTTGIISATGRTSNQIGAPDKRVEYIQTDAAINPGNSGGPLLNSRGEVIGMNTAIIQGAQGLGFAIPIKTAQRISNQLISTGKVQHAYLGIQMVGLTPQLKETINSDPNSGLSVDTDKGVLVVKVLPNSPAAKAGLRAGDVIQKLNGQAVTNANNVQSAVENVGVGGQLQLELWRNGRSVNLAIQAGSFPTQQVD, from the coding sequence ATGCAAAACCAAGTACACGATGAATCTCAACCGTTAAATCCTCAAAACCGTAATCATGCACATTGGAAGGGCGCAGCTGCATCTCTATCGTTAGTGCTGCTGGGATCTGGTATGACGTTGGCTGGCGGATATTTGGCTGGAAATCAGCAGCAGTTGGCGCAGAAAGCTTCTAGCTTGGCGGTGAGCCGAGTAGATGCTGCACCCCCACTACCAGACAACGCAGATCCTAACTTTGTTACTCAGGTAGTACAAAGGGTTGGCCCGGCTGTAGTGCGTATTGAATCTTCCCGGACTGTTACAGCTCGCTTACCAGCCGAATTAAATGATCCATTTTTCCAGCGCTTCTTCGGTTCCCAACTACCTCAACAACAACAGAGAGTTGAACGGGGTACGGGTTCTGGTTTTATTATTAATGCCAATGGTAGTATTCTGACTAATGCTCACGTCGTTGATGGTGCGGATACGGTGCGAGTCATCCTCACAGATGGGCGCAGTTTCCCAGGTAAAGTATTGGGTAAAGATAGTTTAACAGATGTAGCTGTTGTCAAGATTCAGGCTAATAATTTACCCACTGTTACAGTGGGTAATTCCGATAAACTGCAACCAGGACAATGGGCGATCGCAATTGGTAATCCTTTAGGTTTAGATAATACAGTCACCACAGGTATCATCAGCGCTACCGGACGCACCAGTAATCAAATTGGCGCACCCGATAAGCGCGTAGAATATATTCAAACTGATGCAGCAATTAATCCTGGTAACTCCGGCGGCCCCTTGCTGAATTCCCGTGGTGAAGTAATTGGTATGAATACTGCTATTATTCAAGGCGCACAAGGTTTAGGCTTTGCTATCCCTATCAAAACAGCACAACGTATTTCTAATCAACTTATATCTACAGGCAAAGTACAGCACGCTTACCTGGGTATTCAAATGGTAGGCTTAACACCGCAACTCAAAGAAACCATCAACTCTGACCCCAATAGTGGTTTGAGCGTAGATACAGATAAAGGTGTTTTAGTTGTCAAAGTTCTGCCTAATTCTCCAGCCGCAAAAGCAGGACTACGCGCTGGTGATGTTATTCAAAAATTGAATGGCCAAGCAGTTACAAATGCTAACAATGTACAGAGTGCCGTAGAAAATGTGGGAGTCGGTGGGCAACTACAACTCGAATTATGGCGTAATGGCAGAAGCGTCAACTTAGCCATACAAGCTGGTTCTTTCCCCACTCAGCAGGTAGATTAG
- a CDS encoding DUF6717 family protein codes for MTNSIMVIFPYRHNQTWVFDDERMGLVQEPFVSGVPEMIEVLIQEIPNVDEGFKLLFSASPFPGYQVELTWLREEYGGNWYTWKQRSLEGWLCPALFKYFNQPPEKIYCKAESLYSS; via the coding sequence ATGACTAACTCAATAATGGTAATTTTTCCCTATCGCCACAATCAAACTTGGGTATTTGATGATGAGCGTATGGGTTTAGTGCAGGAACCATTTGTTAGTGGTGTCCCAGAAATGATTGAGGTTTTGATTCAAGAAATCCCTAATGTTGATGAGGGGTTTAAGCTTTTATTTTCTGCTAGTCCTTTTCCTGGTTATCAAGTAGAATTGACTTGGCTTAGGGAAGAATATGGCGGAAATTGGTATACGTGGAAGCAGAGAAGTCTAGAAGGATGGCTATGTCCAGCGTTGTTTAAATACTTTAATCAACCACCAGAAAAAATATATTGTAAAGCAGAAAGTTTATATTCTTCTTGA
- a CDS encoding WGxxGxxG-CTERM domain-containing protein: MKTSNLSKSVLASLFAISFAAVAYLPVSAQTGSSGASGTSGTSGTSTGTGTTGTGTSGTSTGTGTTGTGTSGTSTGTGTTGTGTSGTSTGTGTTGTGTTGSYGTGTTGTGTGTTGTGTTGTGTTGSYGTGTTGTGTTGSYGTGTTGTGTTGSYGTGTTGTGTGTTGTGTTGTGTGTTGTGTGTDTTGTGSTSTYGTGTGTTGTGTGTTGTDTPGTGTTGSTSYQGTSDVRGDRNHNNWGWLGLLGLAGLAGLARKRHEATAYRDPNEVRSGSGTRL; the protein is encoded by the coding sequence ATGAAAACCTCTAATTTATCTAAGTCTGTTTTAGCTAGTTTATTTGCTATCAGTTTCGCTGCTGTTGCATATCTCCCTGTTTCTGCTCAAACTGGAAGCAGTGGTGCTTCAGGTACATCAGGTACTTCAGGAACTAGCACTGGTACAGGTACTACTGGGACAGGTACTTCAGGAACTAGCACTGGTACAGGTACTACTGGGACAGGTACTTCAGGAACTAGCACTGGTACAGGCACTACCGGGACAGGTACTTCAGGAACTAGCACTGGTACAGGCACTACAGGTACTGGAACCACAGGTAGTTATGGTACAGGTACAACAGGTACAGGCACTGGCACTACAGGTACAGGTACAACAGGCACTGGCACTACAGGTAGTTATGGTACAGGTACAACAGGCACTGGCACTACAGGTAGTTATGGTACAGGTACAACAGGCACTGGCACTACAGGTAGTTATGGTACAGGTACAACAGGTACAGGCACTGGCACTACAGGTACTGGCACTACAGGTACTGGTACAGGTACAACAGGTACAGGCACTGGCACAGATACAACAGGCACAGGTAGCACCAGCACTTATGGCACAGGTACAGGAACAACAGGTACAGGCACTGGCACTACAGGTACTGATACACCCGGAACTGGAACTACAGGTAGTACATCATACCAAGGAACTAGCGATGTAAGGGGCGATCGCAATCATAATAATTGGGGTTGGTTAGGTCTGCTTGGTTTGGCTGGTTTAGCAGGTCTGGCTCGTAAACGCCACGAAGCCACAGCTTACCGCGATCCTAATGAAGTACGTTCTGGCTCTGGTACTAGATTATAA
- a CDS encoding amidohydrolase family protein has product MTEYSRLKTSRSAAIKATLDYPVIDTDVHTNDFTPAIEDYIAQYGGSQLVDALRKAESSRLNSKSNGKDWYQQTPEERQYNRTIRSPWWARVTRNTLDLATYTLPELFYERQAEQGSDYSVLFPNNVLAPTGVGSEYRQPLQRAVNHYHADLYRKYSDRLTVVAGIQMNTPQEAIEELEFAVKTLGLKVANIPGGVKRPIKAIADKYPAEQFPEIAKYASYIDFYGLDSEYDYDPFWAKVVELGVPVTTHYGSQGWTGRSSITNYMNNHIGHFADGSQAFAKALFFGGVTRRFPGLRVAMLEGGSDWGAHVYIHLVDRFSKRSLEGLQNYNPDLTNADELLDLFERYGSEFTQARSLSKEELTKTVLGSSFARHSRAPIGEELEDFGAAGIKTIEDIRDRWVNSFFFGSESDDRTIAAAFNDKANPLGVKINAIYSSDVGHWDVPDLTAPLAESWDLVREGVITEDDFKSYVFANPYKFYTQANPDFFKGTAIESKVSNIEVPQLVTA; this is encoded by the coding sequence ATGACTGAATACAGCAGATTAAAAACTTCTCGTTCCGCCGCAATCAAAGCGACTCTGGATTATCCAGTTATTGATACAGACGTTCATACCAATGACTTCACCCCGGCTATTGAAGATTACATTGCTCAATACGGTGGTTCACAGCTTGTAGACGCATTACGTAAGGCAGAATCTTCTCGTCTCAACTCTAAGAGCAATGGTAAAGACTGGTATCAACAAACACCGGAAGAACGTCAATATAACCGCACAATTCGCTCTCCTTGGTGGGCAAGAGTAACCCGCAATACATTAGACTTGGCTACTTACACCTTGCCGGAACTGTTCTATGAGCGTCAAGCAGAACAGGGTTCAGACTATTCTGTACTATTTCCTAATAACGTCTTAGCACCAACTGGCGTAGGCTCAGAATACCGTCAGCCATTGCAACGGGCGGTAAATCACTATCATGCTGACTTGTATCGTAAATATAGCGATCGCCTGACGGTAGTAGCTGGTATTCAGATGAATACTCCCCAAGAGGCTATTGAGGAGTTAGAGTTTGCAGTAAAAACACTAGGTCTGAAAGTAGCGAATATTCCTGGTGGAGTGAAACGTCCAATTAAGGCGATCGCTGATAAATATCCAGCAGAGCAATTCCCAGAAATCGCCAAATATGCCTCTTATATAGACTTCTACGGCTTAGATAGCGAATACGATTACGATCCCTTCTGGGCTAAAGTCGTCGAATTAGGTGTACCCGTAACCACTCACTATGGTAGTCAAGGTTGGACTGGACGCTCCTCCATCACCAACTATATGAATAACCACATCGGACACTTTGCCGATGGTTCTCAAGCATTTGCTAAAGCCTTATTCTTTGGTGGTGTTACCAGACGCTTCCCAGGTTTGCGTGTAGCCATGCTCGAAGGTGGCTCAGATTGGGGCGCTCACGTCTATATCCACTTAGTAGACCGCTTCTCCAAACGCAGTTTAGAAGGGCTACAAAACTACAACCCAGACCTCACCAATGCTGATGAGTTGTTGGATTTGTTTGAGCGCTACGGTAGCGAATTTACGCAAGCACGTTCCCTCAGCAAAGAAGAACTAACTAAGACCGTACTGGGTTCTTCCTTCGCTCGTCACAGCCGCGCACCCATTGGTGAAGAACTAGAAGATTTTGGCGCAGCCGGAATTAAGACAATCGAAGATATACGCGATCGCTGGGTGAATAGCTTCTTCTTTGGTTCCGAGTCCGACGACCGCACCATAGCCGCAGCCTTCAACGACAAAGCCAATCCCTTGGGCGTGAAAATCAACGCTATTTACTCCTCCGATGTAGGTCACTGGGATGTTCCTGACCTCACCGCTCCCCTAGCAGAAAGCTGGGATTTGGTGAGAGAAGGCGTAATTACCGAAGACGACTTCAAGTCTTATGTATTCGCTAATCCCTACAAGTTCTACACCCAAGCTAATCCCGACTTCTTCAAGGGTACAGCTATTGAATCCAAGGTAAGTAATATCGAAGTGCCGCAATTGGTAACAGCGTAG
- a CDS encoding acetamidase/formamidase family protein, protein MSHHILKATKSTVHLGGFSHLLEPALKVDSGDTIDVETYTGYYIHDKAPSEFLTPQFLDICQNLPPERKIAAGPHLLTGPIYVRDAEPGDVLEVRLEAIAPSLPVGFNAIRSGWGALPNQFTQPALRFIPLDLVNNTAEFPVNSGIKIPLKPFFGILGVATPEDSRSSVPPGYYGGNIDNRELQAGSRIFLPIFVPGALFSIGDGHSAQGDGEVNVTAIETSMNGRIHLKLRKDLHFATPIAETPTDIITMGFAPTLDAALEQALKNMLDFLERFVNLSPEDAYVLCSLAVNFRITQVVNSPNKGVHGLLSKAILQNSKLQLL, encoded by the coding sequence ATGAGCCACCATATCTTAAAAGCCACTAAATCAACTGTGCATTTAGGTGGTTTCTCTCATCTACTAGAACCCGCCTTAAAGGTAGATTCTGGGGACACCATTGATGTAGAAACATACACTGGTTATTATATTCACGATAAAGCACCATCAGAGTTTCTTACACCTCAATTCCTTGATATCTGTCAAAATCTACCACCAGAACGTAAAATTGCCGCAGGGCCGCATTTACTCACAGGGCCGATATATGTGCGTGATGCTGAACCAGGAGATGTTTTAGAAGTAAGATTAGAAGCGATCGCACCTAGTTTACCAGTTGGATTTAATGCCATCCGTTCAGGTTGGGGAGCCTTACCCAATCAATTTACTCAACCCGCTTTAAGATTTATCCCCCTAGATTTAGTTAACAATACGGCTGAATTTCCTGTAAATAGTGGTATTAAAATTCCTCTTAAACCTTTTTTTGGTATCCTTGGTGTCGCCACCCCAGAAGATTCTCGCTCATCTGTTCCCCCTGGATATTATGGCGGTAATATCGACAACCGTGAACTGCAAGCAGGCTCGCGCATATTCTTGCCTATTTTCGTTCCTGGCGCATTATTTTCTATTGGTGATGGACATTCAGCGCAAGGAGATGGGGAAGTTAATGTAACTGCGATAGAAACTTCTATGAATGGACGTATCCATTTGAAACTTCGCAAAGATTTGCATTTTGCCACACCTATTGCAGAAACGCCGACTGATATTATCACAATGGGGTTTGCACCAACTTTAGATGCAGCTTTAGAACAAGCTTTGAAAAATATGCTTGATTTTCTGGAACGGTTTGTTAATTTGTCTCCAGAAGATGCTTATGTTTTATGTAGTTTAGCGGTAAATTTTCGCATAACTCAAGTGGTTAACAGTCCAAATAAAGGTGTGCATGGTTTGCTATCTAAAGCAATCTTACAAAATTCAAAATTACAATTGCTATAA
- a CDS encoding LLM class flavin-dependent oxidoreductase, protein MSKKRKFRLGAFIQATGHHVSAWRHPDSQIDAGLNFEHYKEITQTAERGLFDAVFLADSPGVWGGAPETQKRNGKLVHFEPVTLFSALSSVTKNIGFIATASTTYEQPYTLARKFASLDYLSNGRAGWNVVTTGNENAAANFGLEHHPDHSLRYERAEEFVEVVKGLWDSWEDDALIRDRESGIYFDPDKLHVLNHKGKHFSVKGPLNVGRPPQGYPVIVQAGASEAGRDLAARTAEVIFTANQTLTDAQEFYADVKGRLAKYGRSPDDLKIMPGAFPIIGRTEEEAQEKYEFLQSLIHPDVAWGILKNYYKGVDLSKYSFDDLAPELPNDTNNNKSRLKLVKDLAIRGTLTLRQLYLALATARGHRTILGTPESIADQLEEWFNNDAADGFNIMPPILPTGLDEFVNLVVPVLQKRGLFRTEYEGSTLRENLGLRRPPHRSAVKREEEQLVLV, encoded by the coding sequence ATGAGTAAAAAACGCAAGTTTCGTTTAGGTGCATTTATTCAAGCCACTGGACATCATGTTTCTGCCTGGCGACACCCAGATTCACAAATAGACGCTGGGTTGAATTTTGAGCATTATAAGGAAATTACTCAGACAGCCGAGCGTGGGTTATTTGATGCTGTTTTCCTCGCCGATAGCCCAGGAGTTTGGGGCGGCGCTCCAGAAACTCAGAAACGCAATGGTAAGCTTGTGCATTTCGAGCCGGTTACACTGTTTTCTGCGTTATCTTCAGTAACCAAAAATATTGGTTTCATTGCAACGGCCTCGACTACTTACGAACAACCTTATACATTGGCTCGGAAGTTTGCTTCACTAGACTACTTGAGTAACGGCCGGGCAGGCTGGAATGTAGTTACTACAGGTAATGAGAACGCAGCCGCTAATTTCGGACTTGAGCATCACCCAGATCATAGCCTGCGTTATGAACGTGCTGAAGAGTTTGTAGAAGTAGTAAAAGGCTTGTGGGATAGCTGGGAAGATGATGCTTTAATTCGTGATAGAGAATCTGGTATCTATTTCGATCCTGACAAGCTACACGTACTCAATCACAAGGGCAAACATTTTTCTGTCAAAGGCCCTCTCAATGTTGGTCGTCCGCCTCAAGGTTATCCAGTGATTGTGCAAGCTGGAGCTTCCGAAGCCGGACGGGACTTGGCAGCACGAACTGCTGAGGTTATCTTCACAGCCAATCAAACCCTAACTGATGCACAAGAATTTTATGCTGATGTCAAAGGTAGATTGGCGAAGTATGGACGCTCTCCAGATGATTTGAAAATCATGCCTGGGGCTTTTCCTATCATCGGCCGCACCGAAGAAGAAGCACAGGAAAAATATGAGTTCCTCCAATCGTTAATTCATCCTGACGTAGCCTGGGGCATTTTAAAGAATTACTACAAAGGTGTGGATTTGTCGAAGTATTCCTTTGATGATTTAGCACCGGAATTACCCAACGACACAAATAACAACAAAAGTCGCCTAAAACTGGTCAAAGACTTGGCTATTCGTGGCACTCTGACGCTGCGTCAGTTGTATCTTGCTCTAGCTACCGCCAGAGGTCATCGCACTATCTTGGGTACTCCAGAAAGCATTGCTGACCAATTGGAGGAATGGTTCAACAATGATGCAGCAGATGGCTTCAATATCATGCCTCCCATCTTACCCACAGGATTGGATGAGTTCGTTAACCTAGTCGTTCCCGTCCTCCAGAAGCGTGGACTTTTCCGTACTGAATACGAAGGTAGTACCTTACGGGAAAACTTGGGGTTACGTCGTCCGCCTCATCGTTCTGCCGTTAAACGAGAGGAAGAACAATTAGTTTTGGTTTAG
- a CDS encoding sulfite exporter TauE/SafE family protein — protein sequence MSNIIVQMLLIGLVAGVAGGMFGIGGGAIMVPAMVLLVGMDQKFATGTSIAAQILPIGLLGAAVYYRSGNINFKYALLIAVGLLVGNLFGAIFANQPFITSETMKKLYGLFLLVIGFRYLFFR from the coding sequence ATGTCTAATATAATTGTTCAAATGTTACTGATTGGGCTAGTTGCTGGCGTTGCTGGGGGAATGTTTGGTATTGGTGGCGGAGCAATTATGGTTCCAGCAATGGTGTTATTGGTGGGAATGGATCAAAAATTTGCCACTGGTACATCAATTGCAGCCCAAATTTTACCAATTGGGCTTTTAGGCGCAGCAGTTTATTATCGTAGTGGGAATATTAATTTTAAATATGCTCTATTAATTGCAGTAGGCTTATTAGTTGGCAACTTATTTGGAGCCATATTTGCCAATCAGCCATTTATTACTAGCGAAACCATGAAAAAACTTTACGGCTTATTTTTATTAGTCATTGGTTTCAGATATTTGTTTTTCCGTTAA
- a CDS encoding dienelactone hydrolase family protein, protein MPVEQRPQDNSNGSLPYLFAPADDVSKPAPLVLFLHGARDRGNDLNILLKWGLPRFVDSASALPYFFAAPQLPEGQTWVDREADVIALLDHLIASQAIDPSRIILSGFSLGTAGAWHIAASHPGRFAGLVAVSGRAPKTLEANQLAALKEIPIQIFQGGKDEKLAVEDTQQIVDTLRASGATVDFTVLPDGDHFIADEVYGNSQLQQWLVSQQRRASVAV, encoded by the coding sequence ATGCCCGTCGAACAACGCCCCCAAGACAATAGCAATGGTTCCTTGCCTTATCTTTTTGCACCTGCTGATGATGTTAGTAAACCCGCGCCTTTGGTATTGTTTCTGCATGGAGCGCGCGATCGCGGTAATGATTTAAATATTCTACTGAAGTGGGGTTTACCTCGTTTCGTAGATTCTGCATCAGCATTACCTTACTTCTTTGCAGCACCTCAGCTACCAGAAGGACAAACTTGGGTAGACAGAGAAGCTGATGTTATTGCTTTACTAGATCATCTCATAGCTTCCCAAGCAATTGATCCATCTCGTATCATCTTGTCTGGTTTCAGCTTAGGTACGGCTGGGGCTTGGCATATCGCCGCTTCTCATCCTGGTCGCTTTGCTGGTTTGGTAGCTGTGTCAGGTCGCGCACCCAAGACATTAGAAGCCAACCAACTAGCAGCGCTTAAGGAAATTCCTATCCAGATTTTCCAAGGTGGTAAGGATGAAAAACTGGCGGTTGAGGATACACAGCAAATTGTTGATACCTTACGTGCATCTGGTGCAACGGTAGATTTTACTGTACTACCTGATGGCGACCACTTCATTGCTGATGAAGTGTATGGTAATTCCCAGTTACAACAATGGCTAGTTTCTCAGCAGCGTCGAGCTTCTGTAGCTGTGTAA